The Candidatus Jidaibacter acanthamoeba genome includes a region encoding these proteins:
- a CDS encoding single-stranded DNA-binding protein, with product MKDSAQAQIYGTMAKDLEIHKDLNGKVYGIATLTVNKSIGYNPTTGEELFEPQWFKIHITDESLTNFYKPLLLKDKKVIFIGELDIIQADMDDSHAQAMIRVNSPLGIALMPKAF from the coding sequence ATGAAAGATTCCGCACAAGCTCAGATCTATGGCACAATGGCTAAAGACCTTGAGATACATAAAGACCTAAACGGGAAAGTATACGGTATTGCAACCCTCACGGTAAATAAAAGTATAGGCTATAATCCTACCACGGGAGAAGAGTTGTTTGAACCGCAATGGTTCAAAATTCATATTACCGATGAAAGCTTAACTAACTTCTATAAACCCCTACTGCTTAAAGACAAAAAGGTTATCTTTATCGGTGAGCTTGATATTATACAAGCAGATATGGATGACTCTCATGCGCAAGCAATGATCAGAGTAAACAGTCCGCTCGGTATAGCGCTTATGCCTAAAGCCTTTTAA
- a CDS encoding recombinase family protein codes for MNIGYIRVSSESDRQSTDLQKDALINAGVDPRNIFEDKASGARDKRPGLQKALEYLNKGDCLIVWKLDRLGRSLHNLLDIMATLREKGVAFRSITEQMDTTTPHGEMLFQLFGTLAQYERALIKERVLAGLEAAKRRGKRGGRPRVINEEKMEAIIKQIKEGVSKASICRTFGIKPSTLYDALNRNDSIAL; via the coding sequence ATGAATATTGGATACATTCGTGTTTCATCAGAAAGCGATCGTCAATCAACTGATCTTCAAAAAGATGCTTTAATAAATGCAGGAGTTGACCCAAGAAATATTTTTGAAGACAAAGCAAGTGGAGCTAGAGATAAACGCCCGGGTTTACAAAAAGCGTTAGAATATTTGAATAAAGGAGATTGTCTTATAGTTTGGAAATTGGATCGTTTAGGACGGTCTTTGCATAATTTATTAGATATTATGGCCACTCTTCGTGAGAAAGGAGTAGCATTTCGTTCCATAACAGAACAAATGGATACAACCACTCCTCATGGGGAAATGCTATTTCAGCTATTTGGCACATTGGCTCAATACGAAAGGGCTCTAATAAAAGAAAGGGTGCTCGCTGGTCTTGAGGCAGCAAAGAGGAGAGGTAAAAGAGGAGGCAGGCCTAGAGTAATTAATGAAGAGAAGATGGAAGCTATCATAAAACAAATTAAAGAGGGAGTTAGCAAAGCTTCAATTTGTAGAACTTTTGGCATAAAGCCATCCACACTATATGATGCGCTTAATCGTAATGATAGTATAGCACTCTAA